AATATCTGCTAGCGAAGCCAATCACCCCCAACCCTACTCCATCCTCTACGGTGGTCAGCACATAAGCGACCTAAGCCGTCATCCAGAGCAGTGCATTACAATTGTCTCCGGTCCCAACAAGGGAAACTGTTCAACCGCTGCTGGACGTTATCAAATGTTGAACACAACCTGGAGAGAGAAGGCAGAGCGCTATCACCCCCAGCCGTCTCAGTTTATATTTTGGCAGTCTTATAGCTTTAAGCCAGAATTTCAGGATGCAGTTGTTTATGCTTGGCTAAGCGATGCACAAGTTTGGGGGACTGATATTTCTGAGCTGTTGCAGCAGGGAAAGTTAGATCAGGTGCTACGCCTACTTTCTGGTACTTGGACAAGTTTGGGATATGGAATAGAAGACAACACGATGACAAGGCGTTTACCAAAGGTCTACCAACAGGTGTTGCGCGAGGAACTACAGGCAGCAGGTTGAATATTTTTAAGTTTGTAGGGGCGGGTTGTTCTGAGCTATCTGTGTGACTACAAATATGTTTGGTAAACCCGCCCTTACGAGTTTCGAGTGAAAGAAAAACAAAAAGCGCTCTCCTTTAGAGAGCGCTTTTTATTTAGCTAAAGTTTAAGATTAGCCATGAATAGCGGGAGCAGACAAAGCAACAGGAGTAGCCTCAGCCGCCGCCAAATCGAGTGGGAAGTTGTGAGCATTGCGCTCGTGCATCACTTCCATCCCCAGATTAGCCCGGTTCAACACATCTGCCCAGGTGTTCACGACTCGCCCTTGGGAGTCTAGTACTGACTGGTTGAAGTTGAAGCCGTTGAGGTTGAACGCCATTGTGCTGATGCCCAATGATGTAAACCAAATGCCCACCACTGGCCACGCTGCTAGGAAGAAGTGCAACGCACGGCTGTTGTTGAACGAAGCGTATTGGAAGATCAACCGACCAAAGTAACCGTGAGCGGCAACAATATTGTAGGTCTCTTCTTCTTGTCCGAATTTGTAGCCGTAGTTTTGGCTCTCACTTTCGGTTGTTTCCCGCACCAAGCTTGATGTCACCAGTGAACCGTGCATCGCACTGAATAGCGCTCCACCGAATACTCCGGCTACACCCAGTTGGTGGAATGGGTGCATCAGGATGTTGTGCTCTGCTTGGAACACTAACATGAAGTTAAAGGTGCCAGAGATCCCCAGGGGCATGCCATCACTGAAGGAACCTTGTCCCAACGGGTAGATCAGGAATACCGCCGTTGCTGCTGCGACTGGAGCTGAGTAAGCTACTGCAATCCATGGCCGCATTCCCAACCGGTAGGATAGTTCCCACTCTCTTCCCATGTAGCAGAATACGCCAATCAGGAAGTGGAAGATTACTAGCTGGTATGGTCCGCCGTTGTACAGCCACTCATCTAATGATGCTGCTTCCCAGATTGGGTAGAAGTGTAAGCCGATCGCGTTGGAAGAAGGAACTACTGCTCCACTGATGATGTTGTTGCCGTAGATCAATGAGCCTGCTACTGGCTCGCGGATGCCGTCGATGTCTACGGGGGGGGCGGCGATGAAGGCGATGATGAAGCAAACGGTTGCTGCTAGCAATGTTGGGATCATCAATACGCCGAACCAGCCGATGTATAGACGGTTGTCTGTGCTGGTGATCCAGTTGCAGAACCGTTCCCATACATTGGCGCTTTCGCGTCTTTGTAATGTTGTTGTCATTGTTCGTATGAGTGCTTGAATGTATCTCTACATAAATTTGGGTAAGTGAATTCTCTACCCACTAATTAGATTAAGAAATTTATTTAGATTTGTAAATAAATTTTCAATAAGCCTTATTTATGAATGTTATTTATTTTTCTGATGATTTAGCCGGGAGGCCATGTCATCTGCCGTCCGCCAAGAATATGCAGATGTAAATGGTAGACCGTTTGACCTCCATCAGGACCAGAGTTGATGACAACGCGATAGCCGTTGTTGAGTCCAGCCTGCTGGGCAACGCGCTTGGCAGTTAACAACAGGTGTCCCATTAAGGCATGATCTTTAGATTCGGCATCAGCTAACTGAGCGATGGGTTCTTTAGGAATAACGAGGATGTGAACGGGGGCTTGAGGATTAATGTCTTTGAAGGCGATCGCTAAGTCATCCTCATAAACAATATCAACCGGAATCTCTCGACGAATGATTTTGCTAAAAATCGTCTCTGTAGTTTCACTCATGCTGATTTGCCTGCAATTCTGTTAGAGATTCTAAAGGTTTATTGTTATGGAATAAATAGTTAATCAATGTTAGCTAGAGTTTGGAGCGCTTCTATTGTAGGTATCGATGCCCTGAAAGTGGGCGTTGAAATCGACGTATCCGCTGGACTGCCAGGAATTGTGGTGGTAGGACTGCCTGATACTGCAGTGCAGGAGTCTCGCGAGAGAGTAAAGGCGGCGTTGAAAAATGCTGGTTATGCGTTCCCAGTGCGGAAGATTGTGATTAACCTCGCACCCGCTGATTTACGCAAAGAAGGTCCAAGCTTTGATTTGCCAATCAGTGTAGGTATTTTGGCAGCCTCTGAGCAGGTAAGTGCGCAACTATTGGGGGATTATTTGTTTTTAGGTGAAGTTTCCCTAGATGGAATTTTGCGTCCAGTTGCTGGGGTGTTGCCCATTGCCGCTGCCGCCCAGAAAATGGGCATTGCCGGTTTAGTCGTACCAGCTGACAATGTGCGAGAAGCTGCAGTAGTGCAAGGACTAGCAGTCTACGGTTTCAAATATTTATCGGAAGTAGCTGATTTTCTGAACCAGTCGGAGCGTTATCAACCAGTGAAGCTCAATCTTATAGAGGAGTTAGATAAAAATCCTTTAAGTAGTGCCGACTTAAAAGATGTGAAAGGTCAAGCTCACGCCCGAAGAGCCTTAGAGATTGCAGCAGCTGGAGGCCATAATCTCGTTTTTGTCGGACCGCCTGGTAGTGGGAAAACGATGCTAGCTCGCCGCCTATCAGGAATTTTACCGCCGTTAAGTTTTGAAGAAGCTCTGGAAGTTACCCAAATTCATTCTGTGGCAGGGTTACTCAAAAATAAAGGATCGCTAGTCAGCGATCGCCCCTTCCGCAGTCCCCATCACTCCGCCTCTGGTCCTTCTCTTGTAGGTGGAGGGAGTTTTCCCCGACCCGGAGAAATCTCTTTAGCTCATAGAGGTGTTCTGTTTCTGGATGAATTGACCGAGTTCAAGCGCGATGTATTGGAGTTCCTGCGTCAGCCCTTGGAAGATGGATATGTCACCGTGTCCCGCACCCGGCAATCAGTGATGTTTCCAGCCCAGTTTACCTTGGTAGCAAGCACAAATCCCTGCCCTTGCGGCTACTTTGGTGATTCTATTCAAGCTTGTACTTGTTCTCCTCGGCAACGAGAGCAATACTGGGCTAAGCTATCTGGACCATTGATGGACCGGATTGATTTACAAGTTGCTGTCAATCGCTTGAAACCAGAAGAGATTACACGACAGCCAACCGGGGAAGCATCGGCACCAGTGCGGCAAAGAGTTCGCGAAGCACGCGATCGCACTCTTGAGCGATTTAAAACAGACCAATCCGTACGTTGCAATGCAGCAATGCAAAGCAATCACCTACGGCAGTGGTGCCAGTTGGATGATGCTGCTCGTAACTTGTTAGAGGGAGCAATTCGTAAATTAGGGCTTTCTGCACGAGCAAGCGATCGCATTCTCAAAGTAGCGCGTACCATTGCTGATTTGGCGGGGGATGAGAATCTGCAAACTCATCATGTTGCTGAAGCGATTCAGTATCGAACGATAGACAGAATGCAGTAAATGAATTAGAAGATGAAGAAGTGACTCTAGCTAACGAAGGCTGGAATGGATTGCAGTCTGTAGCTCACAACTTAGGCATGTCAGTATCAGACCTATTGGAAAAGATAGGTCGTGGTCAAATGGTGGTGTTAGATTCAGAGGAACTAGAAGACCTTTTGGATACCATTGATGGTTTAGAGGGATTGCTTGAAGCTAAGGAAGAAGAAAGTATTTTTTAGGAACAGGCGAAAGCAGAGCTAGGTGTGTAACTCGTGTACATTGTAGAGTTATCCAAACGCGCACAACAGAATGCAGGAATGGAGACTGAGAAATGAGCCGAGAATTTAATGTGATTATCGAGCGGGATTCTGAAGGCTATTTTGTTGCTTCTGTGCCTAGTAGACCACCACGCTGATTTTGACAAGCGGAATGAGATTGGAGAAACTAAAGAAAAACCAGAAACTCCAATGCCAGAAAAATTCATTGTCAACCTCAATACAGAAGAACGAGAATACTTGCATCAATTAACGCATAAGGGTAAATGTCCAGCTCGTGTGTTCAAGCGAGCACATATCCTGTTGCTTGCCGATGAAGGACATGCTGATGAAACAATTGCTCAAATGCTACATGTGGGAGAATCAACGGTACATCGGACTCGTCAAAAGTGTGTAGATGGTGGAGTTAAGTTTGCCTTGAGCGAGCAACCTCGTCCAGGCGGAAAACGTAAATTGGATGGACGCGCAGAAGCTTTTCTGATAGCAACGGCTTGTAGTGATGCGCCGACAGGACAGAAACGATGGACGATGCAGATGTTAGCAGATCGCCTCGTGGAACTACAGCTAGTGGACAGCATCTCAGACGAGACGGTACGACGAGTGTTAGAAAAAACGACATCAAGCCGTGGTTAAACCAACAGTGGTGCATTTCACAGGTGAATGCAGATTTTATCTGGCGGATGGAGGAGGTTTTAGACTTGTACGAGCAACCCTACAATCCATGTGAGCCGGTGGTTTGCTTTGATGAGCGCCCCGTGCAACTAGTGAGCGAAACCCGCACCCCACTTCCTCGAGAACCAGGAAAACCAAAGCGTTATGACTATGAGTACAAGCGTGAAGGCACGTGCAATCTATTTGCCTTTTTTCAACCGTTAGCACAGTGGCGACATATCAAAGTGACTGACCAACGCACTGCACAAGATTTTGCCTTGTGTATGCAGTATTTGGTGGATGTCTTATTCCCATTTGCACACCTAATTCATGTTGTGTTGGACAACTTGAACACCCATACGCCCGCTGCTTTGTATCAAACCTTTGACGCGGTTGAAGCTCGTCGTATTCTCGAGAAGTTACAGTTTCACTACACTCCAGTTCATGGCAGTTGGTTAAATATGGTCGAACTGGAACTATCGGTTTTATCTGGTCAATGTTTAGAGCGTCGCATTCCGTCCACTGAAGAACTGTCTAGAGAAGTCGCAGCATGGGAAGCATCTCGTAATCAGGCTCAAGCAAGCGTGAACTGGCGTTTCACTAACACTCAAGCACGAATCAAGCTAGAACGTTTGTATCCTCAACCAAGCCTGTCAGAATCTAGCCTGTCAAAATTGTAGTGGTGGTCTACTAGGCTTCCTGGATGTCATACACAAGCTAAGTCTCTAGACAAACTCATGGAGCGCATTCGAGAAGCCATAGAGCTTTGTTTAGAAGTTGAGGAAGACACAGTTGAGCCACTAGAGTTTGTTGGCATTCAGAAAGTTGCGGTTGAGATATGAGCAAACTGCCAAGCTTGACAGGACGCGAAGTGATTGCAGCTCTGCGCGCTGGTTTTGAAGTGATAAGAGTGCGTGGCAGTCACCATTTTCTCCTGCATAGTGAAGGTCGTCGAACTGTGATTCTTGTACATTCAGGTGAAACAATTGGTCCTGGTTTACTGGCGCAGATACTGCGTGACTGCCAGATGACACGGGAGGAGTTTAGGGCACTGTTGTGATCAATTAAAGTAGTCATAAAGCATCAGCTTTCAAGCGATCGCATTCTCAAAGTAGCGCGAACCATTGGTGATTTAGCTGGAGACGATAATCTACAAACTCACCACGTTGCTGAAGCAATTCAGTATAGAACTATAGACAGAATGCAGTAATTAGTATGGAGATTACAGTTTTCCCTACTTCTGCGTGTATGTTGGGTGCTCGCCATCTTCATTACCTCGGATCTCTCGAAATGATTCAATGGCTAGACTGTAAAATATGACAGTTGCACTCTGTAGCTGACTTTGATCGAGCGTTATACCTTGCCCGAGATGGGCGAACTGTGGACAGAAACTTATAAATTTAAAACTTGGCTTCAGGTGGAGATAGCAGTTTGTGAGGCTCAGGCTGAACTGGGTTATATTCCATCTGAGGCAGTGAAGGAAATTAAGGCAAAAGCAAATTTTGACCCTAAGCGGGTGCTAGAAATTGAGGCTGAAGTCCGCCATGACATCATTGCCTTTCTCACGAATGTCAATGAATATGTGGGCAATGCGGGACGTTACATTCACTTGGGTTTAACCAGTTCGGATGTACTAGATACAGCTTTGGCACTTCAACTGGTTGTCAGCTTGGACGTGCTGTTGGCACGGTTGGAAGATTTAATTGCAGCAATTCGTTCTCAAGCGCAGCAGCATCGCCATACGGTGATGATTGGGCGATCGCACGGCATTCATGCTGAACCGATTACCTTTGGTTTTAAGCTGGCTGGTTGGTTGGCAGAAGCGTTGCGACACCTGGAGCGCCTCACTCGTCTGCGTCAAGATATTGCAGTTGGCAAGATTTCAGGTGCGGTGGGAACTTATGCCAATATTGAACCACGTGTAGAAGCGCTTACTTGCCACAAACTTGGACTAAAACCAGATGCAGCCTCAACACAGGTAATTTCCCGCGATCTTCATGCTGACTATGTACAACAGCTAGCTCTATTAGGTGCATCAATTGAGCGGTTTGCTGTAGAAATTCGCAACCTTCAACGAACAGATGTGTTGGAAGTAGAAGAATTTTTTGCTAAAGGCCAAAAAGGCTCCTCAGCGATGCCGCATAAGCGCAACCCGATCCGCTCTGAGCGATTAACTGGGATGGCGCGGATGTTACGAGGTTATGCTGTTGCTGCTTTGGAAAACGTCGCTCTCTGGCATGAGCGGGATATCTCCCATAGCTCTGTTGAGCGAATGATGCTACCTGATGCTTGCATTTTAACTCATTTCATGCTGTTGGAAATGACTGACCTAGTGAAAAATCTGCTGGTGTATCCCCAAAACATGGAGCGGAA
This window of the Chroococcidiopsis sp. CCMEE 29 genome carries:
- a CDS encoding glycoside hydrolase family protein, which encodes MPLKHKQPTQIFRISVLRRLIAGSAAVIGLIFLLENLPAQKPRSHLEPTLGIYLPQLEMQGGDPYVRALMRTISASEANHPQPYSILYGGQHISDLSRHPEQCITIVSGPNKGNCSTAAGRYQMLNTTWREKAERYHPQPSQFIFWQSYSFKPEFQDAVVYAWLSDAQVWGTDISELLQQGKLDQVLRLLSGTWTSLGYGIEDNTMTRRLPKVYQQVLREELQAAG
- the psbA gene encoding photosystem II q(b) protein, coding for MTTTLQRRESANVWERFCNWITSTDNRLYIGWFGVLMIPTLLAATVCFIIAFIAAPPVDIDGIREPVAGSLIYGNNIISGAVVPSSNAIGLHFYPIWEAASLDEWLYNGGPYQLVIFHFLIGVFCYMGREWELSYRLGMRPWIAVAYSAPVAAATAVFLIYPLGQGSFSDGMPLGISGTFNFMLVFQAEHNILMHPFHQLGVAGVFGGALFSAMHGSLVTSSLVRETTESESQNYGYKFGQEEETYNIVAAHGYFGRLIFQYASFNNSRALHFFLAAWPVVGIWFTSLGISTMAFNLNGFNFNQSVLDSQGRVVNTWADVLNRANLGMEVMHERNAHNFPLDLAAAEATPVALSAPAIHG
- the purB gene encoding adenylosuccinate lyase, giving the protein MIERYTLPEMGELWTETYKFKTWLQVEIAVCEAQAELGYIPSEAVKEIKAKANFDPKRVLEIEAEVRHDIIAFLTNVNEYVGNAGRYIHLGLTSSDVLDTALALQLVVSLDVLLARLEDLIAAIRSQAQQHRHTVMIGRSHGIHAEPITFGFKLAGWLAEALRHLERLTRLRQDIAVGKISGAVGTYANIEPRVEALTCHKLGLKPDAASTQVISRDLHADYVQQLALLGASIERFAVEIRNLQRTDVLEVEEFFAKGQKGSSAMPHKRNPIRSERLTGMARMLRGYAVAALENVALWHERDISHSSVERMMLPDACILTHFMLLEMTDLVKNLLVYPQNMERNMNCYGGVVFSQRVLLALVEKGMSREEAYAVVQSCAHQAWNKPEGNFHDLVTKDTQITQKLSPEEIETCFDPKQHLKHLEQVYQRLGI
- a CDS encoding histidine triad nucleotide-binding protein produces the protein MSETTETIFSKIIRREIPVDIVYEDDLAIAFKDINPQAPVHILVIPKEPIAQLADAESKDHALMGHLLLTAKRVAQQAGLNNGYRVVINSGPDGGQTVYHLHLHILGGRQMTWPPG
- a CDS encoding type II toxin-antitoxin system HicA family toxin, translated to MSKLPSLTGREVIAALRAGFEVIRVRGSHHFLLHSEGRRTVILVHSGETIGPGLLAQILRDCQMTREEFRALL
- a CDS encoding YifB family Mg chelatase-like AAA ATPase, with the translated sequence MLARVWSASIVGIDALKVGVEIDVSAGLPGIVVVGLPDTAVQESRERVKAALKNAGYAFPVRKIVINLAPADLRKEGPSFDLPISVGILAASEQVSAQLLGDYLFLGEVSLDGILRPVAGVLPIAAAAQKMGIAGLVVPADNVREAAVVQGLAVYGFKYLSEVADFLNQSERYQPVKLNLIEELDKNPLSSADLKDVKGQAHARRALEIAAAGGHNLVFVGPPGSGKTMLARRLSGILPPLSFEEALEVTQIHSVAGLLKNKGSLVSDRPFRSPHHSASGPSLVGGGSFPRPGEISLAHRGVLFLDELTEFKRDVLEFLRQPLEDGYVTVSRTRQSVMFPAQFTLVASTNPCPCGYFGDSIQACTCSPRQREQYWAKLSGPLMDRIDLQVAVNRLKPEEITRQPTGEASAPVRQRVREARDRTLERFKTDQSVRCNAAMQSNHLRQWCQLDDAARNLLEGAIRKLGLSARASDRILKVARTIADLAGDENLQTHHVAEAIQYRTIDRMQ
- a CDS encoding IS630 family transposase (programmed frameshift), translating into MPEKFIVNLNTEEREYLHQLTHKGKCPARVFKRAHILLLADEGHADETIAQMLHVGESTVHRTRQKCVDGGVKFALSEQPRPGGKRKLDGRAEAFLIATACSDAPTGQKRWTMQMLADRLVELQLVDSISDETVRRVLEKNDIKPWLNQQWCISQVNADFIWRMEEVLDLYEQPYNPCEPVVCFDERPVQLVSETRTPLPREPGKPKRYDYEYKREGTCNLFAFFQPLAQWRHIKVTDQRTAQDFALCMQYLVDVLFPFAHLIHVVLDNLNTHTPAALYQTFDAVEARRILEKLQFHYTPVHGSWLNMVELELSVLSGQCLERRIPSTEELSREVAAWEASRNQAQASVNWRFTNTQARIKLERLYPQPSLSESSLSKL